The following proteins are encoded in a genomic region of Glycine max cultivar Williams 82 chromosome 18, Glycine_max_v4.0, whole genome shotgun sequence:
- the LOC121174068 gene encoding disease resistance protein RPM1: MAETAVSLAGQQALPKILEAVKMLRDLPKEVRDITDELESFQDFINDADKVTEAEEDDGRRHRIKERVMRLREAAFRMEDVIDEYNISCQDKQPDDPRCAALLCEAVAFIKTQILLLQSAYKIQDVKSLIRAERDGFQSHFPLEQRQTSSRGNQDITSQKLRRDPLFIEEDEVVGLDGPRGILKNWLTKGREKRTVISVVGIAGVGKTTLAKQVYDQVRNNFECHALITVSQSFSAEGLLRHMLNELCKEKKEDPPKDVSTIESLTEEVRNRLRNKRYVVLFDDIWNEKFWDHIESAVIDNKNGSRILITTRDEKVAEYCRKSSFVEVHKLEKPLTEEESLKLFCMKAFQYSSDGDCPEELKDVSLEIVRKCKGLPLAIVAIGGLLSQKDESAPEWGQFSRDLSLDLERNSELNSITKILGLSYDDLPINLRSCLLYFGMYPEDYEVKSDRLIRQWIAEGFVKHETGKTLEEVGQQYLSGLVRRSLVQVSSFRIDGKVKRCHVHDLIHDMILRKVKDTGFCQYIDGPDQSVSSKIVRRLTIATDDFSGSIGSSPIRSILIMTGKYEKLSQDLVNKFPTNYMVLKVLDFEGSGLRYVPENLGNLCYLKYLSFRYTWITSLPKSIGKLQNLETLDIRDTSVSEMPEEISKLKKLRHLLADYRCSIQWKDIGGMTSLEEIPPVFIDDDGVVIREVGKLKQLRELWVVKFRGKPEKTLCSVINEMPLLEKLHIYTADWREVIDLYITSPMSTLWQLVLWGTLTRLPNWILQFPNLVQLSLVSSRLTNDPLNSLKNMPRLLFLDLSNNAYEGETLNFQSGGFQKLKRLELRYLDQLKCILIDRGALCSVEEIVLQDLSQLKTVPSGIQHLEKLKDLYINYMPTELVQRIAPDGGEDHWIIQDVPHVRIWSRGAEEPSHIFGRSHH; this comes from the coding sequence ATGGCAGAAACTGCAGTGTCCTTGGCAGGTCAGCAGGCGCTTCCAAAAATATTGGAAGCTGTCAAAATGTTGAGAGATCTCCCAAAAGAAGTTAGAGACATTACAGATGAACTTGAAAGCTTTCAAGATTTCATCAATGATGCTGATAAAGTGACTGAAGCCGAAGAAGATGATGGAAGGCGTCATAGAATAAAAGAAAGGGTGATGCGGCTGAGAGAAGCAGCTTTTCGCATGGAAGATGTCATCGATGAATATAACATCTCCTGTCAGGATAAGCAACCTGATGATCCTCGATGTGCAGCTTTACTATGTGAGGCTGTTGCCTTCATCAAAACTCAAATCCTTCTCCTTCAAAGTGCGTATAAGATTCAGGATGTTAAATCCCTTATTCGTGCTGAAAGAGATGGTTTCCAAAGCCATTTTCCTTTAGAGCAAAGACAAACCAGTTCTAGAGGAAATCAAGATATCACATCGCAGAAACTTAGAAGGGATCCTCTCTTTATTGAGGAAGATGAGGTTGTGGGGCTTGATGGCCCTAGAGGTATATTGAAAAATTGGTTGacaaagggaagagaaaaacgCACTGTCATCTCTGTGGTGGGAATTGCAGGGGTGGGAAAAACAACTCTTGCCAAGCAAGTTTATGACCAGGTGCGTAACAATTTCGAGTGCCATGCGTTGATCACAGTTTCTCAATCCTTCTCTGCTGAAGGATTGCTGAGGCATATGTTGAATGAgctttgcaaagaaaaaaaggaggaCCCTCCCAAGGATGTTTCTACCATCGAATCGTTGACAGAAGAAGTCAGAAACCGCTTGCGCAACAAGAGGTATGTTGTCTTGTTTGATGACATATGGAATGAAAAATTTTGGGATCACATTGAATCTGctgtaattgataataaaaatggaAGTAGGATATTAATCACAACCAGGGATGAGAAGGTTGCAGAATATTGTAGGAAATCATCATTTGTTGAGGTGCATAAGCTAGAAAAACCTTTAACTGAAGAAGAATCTTTGAAATTGTTCTGTATGAAGGCATTTCAGTATAGTTCCGATGGAGATTGTCCAGAAGAACTTAAAGATGTATCTCTTGAAATTGTTAGAAAGTGTAAAGGTTTACCTCTAGCAATAGTGGCCATTGGTGGTCTTTTGTCTCAAAAAGATGAAAGTGCACCTGAATGGGGACAGTTTAGTCGAGATCTAAGTTTAGACTTGGAGAGGAATTCTGAGTTAAATAGTATAACAAAAATTTTAGGTTTAAGTTATGATGATTTGCCGATCAATCTCAGATCATGTTTACTGTATTTCGGAATGTATCCGGAGGACTATGAAGTTAAATCTGATAGATTGATTAGACAGTGGATAGCTGAAGGGTTTGTCAAACATGAAACCGGAAAAACATTGGaagaagttgggcaacaatatTTATCAGGGTTGGTCCGTAGAAGTTTGGTGCAAGTATCCTCATTTAGAATTGATGGCAAAGTTAAAAGGTGTCATGTTCATGACTTAATACACGACATGATCCTTAGAAAAGTCAAGGATACAGGATTTTGTCAGTATATTGACGGGCCTGATCAATCTGTATCAAGTAAGATTGTTCGACGCCTGACAATTGCAACCGATGATTTTAGTGGAAGTATAGGAAGCTCACCCATTCGGTCAATTCTTATCATGACAGGAAAGTATGAAAAATTATCTCAAGACTTGGTAAACAAATTCCCTACAAATTACATGGTACTGAAGGTACTTGATTTTGAAGGTTCTGGTTTACGTTATGTTCCTGAAAATTTGGGGAATTTATGCTACTTGAAGTATTTAAGCTTCCGGTATACATGGATAACAAGTCTACCAAAATCCATTGGCAAGCTCCAGAATTTGGAGACCTTGGATATAAGAGACACAAGTGTGTCTGAGATGCCAGAGGAGATTAGTAAGCTTAAAAAGCTACGTCATCTTCTGGCTGATTATAGGTGTTCAATTCAATGGAAGGATATTGGAGGCATGACATCCCTAGAAGAGATACCTCCAGTGTTTATAGATGATGATGGAGTGGTCATTAGAGAGGTAGGAAAGCTAAAGCAGTTAAGGGAACTGTGGGTGGTAAAATTTAGGGGAAAACCCGAAAAGACTTTGTGTTCCGTAATAAATGAGATGCCACTCTTGGAGAAACTACATATTTATACAGCTGATTGGAGGGAAGTAATTGACTTGTACATTACGTCACCTATGTCTACACTTTGGCAGCTTGTCCTATGGGGGACGTTAACAAGGTTGCCAAATTGGATTTTACAGTTCCCAAATCTTGTGCAACTGTCTTTGGTGAGCTCCAGGTTGACTAATGATCCATTGAATTCACTAAAAAATATGCCAAGGTTGTTGTTCCTCGATTTAAGTAACAATGCTTATGAAGGTGAAACTTTGAATTTTCAAAGTGGAGGGTTTCAGAAACTAAAGCGACTGGAACTCAGATATTTGGATCAATTGAAGTGCATCCTTATCGACAGAGGAGCACTGTGTTCTGTGGAAGAAATTGTTTTACAAGACCTCTCCCAACTCAAAACAGTTCCCTCGGGAATTCAACACTTGGAGAAGCTTAAAGATCTCTATATCAACTACATGCCAACTGAATTGGTGCAGCGCATTGCTCCTGATGGAGGAGAAGACCACTGGATCATCCAAGATGTGCCCCATGTACGTATTTGGAGCAGGGGTGCTGAAGAACCTTCGCATATATTCGGCAGAAGTCATCATTAA